A part of Terriglobus roseus genomic DNA contains:
- a CDS encoding NAD(P)/FAD-dependent oxidoreductase, with protein sequence MSSRKTALIIGAGPAGLTAALEFQKQSSIHPVVLEASGEIGGISRTVQYKGNRMDIGGHRFFSKNDQVMKWWLDQMPTERGADSKAAIAYQNDTRSIAGLAENSDKTAQEADLLMLIRPRKSRIYYLRRFFDYPITLTRDTLEKLGLLRAVRIGISYIESRLAPIENEKSLEDFLINRFGRQLYLTFFKSYTEKVWGTRCDEISAEWGAQRIKGLSLTTAVKHFLKKSFSKRGADSTDIQQKKTDTSLIERFLYPKFGPGQLWEHVADTVVSNGGEIHMESTVVGIHTDGQRVISVDATDPQGNITNYPADVFLSTMPMRDLIRAMERTGTAIPTNVKQVAEGLVYRDFITIGLLVDRLAVTETDGSLLKDTWIYIQEPDVLIGRLQIFNNWSPYLVASDKVWIGLEYFCYETDPLWRMPDDELKQLGAAELHKIGILPSPQFEDAHVVRVPKTYPAYFGTYDRFDELRAFTDQFENLFLVGRNGMHKYNNQDHSMLTAMRAVDNVIHGITDKRNLWKINSEMVYHEEKDAEEVPDAEEDSMRAPTT encoded by the coding sequence ATGTCGTCCCGCAAAACCGCCCTCATCATCGGCGCAGGCCCCGCCGGCCTCACTGCAGCATTGGAGTTCCAAAAGCAGAGCTCCATTCACCCCGTCGTCCTGGAAGCATCCGGCGAAATCGGGGGCATCTCGCGCACTGTGCAATACAAGGGCAACCGCATGGACATCGGCGGACATCGCTTCTTCTCCAAGAATGATCAGGTGATGAAGTGGTGGCTGGACCAGATGCCAACCGAACGTGGAGCGGACAGCAAGGCGGCCATCGCGTACCAAAACGACACTCGCTCGATTGCCGGTCTTGCAGAAAATTCTGACAAGACAGCGCAGGAAGCGGATCTGCTAATGCTCATCCGCCCGCGTAAAAGCCGCATTTACTACCTGCGCCGCTTTTTCGATTACCCCATCACACTTACACGCGACACGCTGGAAAAGCTTGGTCTGTTGCGAGCAGTGCGCATCGGCATCAGCTATATCGAATCGCGGCTTGCGCCAATTGAAAATGAAAAGTCGCTTGAAGACTTTCTCATTAATCGGTTTGGCCGGCAGCTCTACCTCACCTTCTTCAAGAGCTACACAGAGAAGGTTTGGGGCACGCGATGCGACGAAATAAGCGCGGAATGGGGCGCGCAGCGTATCAAGGGATTGTCGCTGACCACTGCGGTGAAACATTTCCTGAAGAAGTCGTTCAGCAAGAGGGGCGCTGATTCAACAGATATTCAGCAGAAGAAGACAGATACATCTCTGATTGAGCGTTTTTTGTACCCCAAGTTCGGCCCCGGTCAACTCTGGGAACATGTCGCGGATACCGTCGTGTCTAACGGTGGCGAGATTCATATGGAAAGCACCGTAGTGGGGATTCACACCGATGGCCAACGCGTCATCTCGGTGGACGCTACAGATCCACAAGGCAACATTACGAATTACCCTGCGGACGTCTTTCTCTCCACGATGCCGATGCGTGATTTGATTCGAGCGATGGAACGCACCGGAACGGCCATTCCTACGAACGTGAAACAAGTCGCAGAAGGCCTTGTTTACCGCGACTTCATTACGATCGGTCTTCTCGTAGATCGCCTCGCAGTTACAGAAACTGATGGCTCGTTGCTGAAAGACACATGGATCTATATCCAGGAACCCGATGTCCTGATCGGTCGTTTGCAGATCTTCAATAACTGGAGCCCGTATCTCGTCGCGTCAGACAAAGTCTGGATTGGTCTTGAGTACTTCTGCTATGAGACAGACCCTCTATGGCGCATGCCGGATGACGAGCTAAAGCAGCTTGGCGCAGCAGAACTGCATAAGATCGGTATTCTGCCTTCGCCGCAGTTTGAAGATGCGCATGTGGTTCGCGTTCCCAAGACATACCCTGCGTACTTCGGCACCTACGATCGCTTCGACGAACTCCGTGCCTTCACCGATCAGTTTGAGAATCTCTTCCTTGTTGGCCGCAATGGCATGCACAAGTACAACAACCAGGATCATTCCATGCTGACTGCGATGCGTGCCGTAGACAACGTGATCCATGGCATCACGGACAAGCGCAATCTTTGGAAGATCAATTCGGAGATGGTTTATCACGAAGAGAAGGATGCCGAAGAAGTACCCGACGCTGAAGAAGATTCCATGCGCGCCCCGACGACCTAG
- a CDS encoding glycoside hydrolase family 28 protein produces MKRYATAAVLLFGSPLFLSAQDTRHVTEPTIPPACTILKAQLKATNNALRDEDEKKLDSGRIQDAMDHCGEGKAVVLRADGASNAFLSGPLDLRSGVILLIEKGVTLYASRDPRLFDSTPETCGVTGPQAKNCLALINVRDVKNAAVMGDGVIDGRGDKQILSKSFTWWQQSRAMEPTNTKYSAPRLIVANHADGLILYRIRLHNSPNFHVTVSNTNGFTAWGVHLLTPTVRGTDARNTDGIDPGSSENVTVAKSWIDNGDDNIAIKASVHHMSVLDNHFYSGHGMSMGSEARDESDIYVDTLTLDHTTSGIRIKSNVQRGGMVRGVAYRNVCMRDVAMPISISPFYTGQTTDGIEDTGLKGDMTPDYKGIRIEDVLSVTPGIVQVAGLNKDHVSEVTLNGVEVRGIQPAQMRARFAAFTYGTKGANMSFSGEGVTSNPATTPAVKSVISCDGKFVPYED; encoded by the coding sequence GTGAAACGTTACGCAACCGCGGCGGTTTTGTTGTTTGGCTCGCCTCTTTTCCTCTCCGCGCAGGACACGCGGCATGTCACAGAGCCGACGATTCCTCCCGCCTGTACGATTCTCAAAGCGCAGCTTAAGGCTACGAACAATGCGTTGCGCGACGAAGACGAGAAGAAACTCGACTCTGGCCGCATTCAAGATGCGATGGATCATTGCGGTGAAGGCAAGGCCGTGGTGCTCAGAGCGGACGGCGCGTCCAACGCGTTTCTCAGTGGGCCACTGGACCTGCGAAGCGGTGTGATACTGCTGATTGAAAAGGGCGTGACGCTGTACGCATCACGCGATCCGCGGCTCTTTGATTCGACGCCTGAGACTTGCGGCGTCACGGGGCCACAGGCAAAGAACTGCCTTGCACTAATCAACGTCCGGGATGTGAAGAACGCCGCCGTAATGGGCGATGGCGTCATTGATGGGCGCGGCGACAAACAGATCCTCAGTAAGTCGTTTACGTGGTGGCAGCAGTCACGCGCCATGGAACCGACGAACACCAAATATTCAGCACCGAGACTGATCGTTGCGAATCATGCAGACGGATTGATCCTGTATCGCATTCGTCTACATAACTCGCCGAACTTCCATGTGACCGTGAGCAATACAAATGGCTTTACTGCGTGGGGTGTGCACCTGCTGACACCTACGGTGCGAGGCACGGATGCGCGCAACACTGATGGCATCGATCCAGGTTCCTCAGAGAACGTAACCGTCGCCAAAAGCTGGATTGATAACGGTGATGACAACATTGCAATTAAAGCCAGCGTGCACCACATGAGCGTGCTGGATAACCACTTCTATAGCGGTCATGGGATGTCCATGGGGTCCGAGGCACGCGATGAGTCGGACATTTACGTGGACACATTGACGCTTGACCACACCACCAGCGGTATTCGCATTAAGAGCAACGTGCAGCGCGGTGGCATGGTGCGCGGTGTGGCCTATCGCAATGTGTGTATGCGTGATGTGGCTATGCCCATTTCCATTTCGCCGTTCTACACCGGACAGACAACCGATGGCATTGAAGACACCGGTCTGAAGGGTGATATGACGCCGGATTACAAGGGGATTCGCATCGAAGATGTTTTGAGCGTTACTCCCGGCATTGTGCAGGTTGCGGGCTTGAACAAAGACCACGTCAGCGAAGTGACGCTGAATGGTGTGGAAGTACGCGGCATTCAACCTGCTCAAATGCGTGCGCGATTCGCTGCATTCACTTATGGGACGAAGGGTGCGAATATGAGCTTCTCTGGCGAGGGGGTAACGAGCAATCCAGCGACGACGCCTGCAGTGAAATCGGTAATTTCTTGCGATGGCAAGTTTGTTCCTTATGAGGATTAA
- a CDS encoding glycoside hydrolase family 88/105 protein, whose protein sequence is MLLRVFGIRSALAVVVLSAVASVHGQAVDPVVKRAAAQGAAMARTVEQEWPAGVITTQARPGAWAYEVGTLLDGMTAQSLASGDANAFAYVRATVDRWVDKDGNVTTEPGKPFNPELHTLDNLEPGRAVLAVYEKTGDLRYSKAAKLIFNQFQTMPRNAVGGYWHKQIYPNQMWLDGAYMGEPFRAGYAKTFHVTGEFDDIAKQLLLMDEHMRDPKSGLLRHGWDASKEQQWADKTTGLSQEVWARALGWYAMALVDTIPSFPANHPQREKLIAVLQHVADGAAKYQDGENGTWWDVMDKGGQAGNFREASASAMFTYALAKGVRLGYLPEKYRANAVKGWLGIEKEFITTDSNGKVTLHGTVKVSGLGGKPYRAGDYNYYVHEAVGDNDAKGVGAYLLATSEIQQIGKKTARTK, encoded by the coding sequence ATGCTGCTTCGAGTCTTCGGTATTCGCTCGGCTTTGGCTGTAGTTGTTCTATCGGCGGTTGCGTCGGTACACGGGCAGGCTGTTGATCCTGTTGTGAAACGGGCCGCTGCTCAAGGCGCAGCGATGGCAAGAACGGTAGAGCAGGAGTGGCCAGCGGGCGTCATCACCACGCAAGCCAGGCCGGGCGCTTGGGCATATGAGGTGGGCACACTCCTGGACGGTATGACCGCGCAGTCGCTGGCAAGCGGCGATGCGAATGCATTTGCTTATGTGCGAGCAACAGTCGATCGTTGGGTAGACAAAGATGGCAATGTAACGACGGAGCCGGGTAAGCCTTTTAATCCTGAGTTGCATACATTGGACAATCTCGAGCCCGGCCGCGCCGTACTAGCGGTGTACGAAAAGACTGGAGATCTACGCTATTCGAAAGCAGCAAAGCTCATCTTCAATCAGTTCCAGACCATGCCACGCAATGCAGTAGGTGGTTACTGGCACAAGCAGATCTATCCCAACCAGATGTGGCTCGATGGCGCTTATATGGGCGAACCGTTTCGCGCGGGTTATGCGAAGACCTTTCACGTCACGGGAGAGTTTGACGATATCGCGAAGCAGCTTTTGCTGATGGATGAACACATGCGCGATCCAAAGAGCGGATTGTTGCGCCACGGCTGGGACGCCAGCAAAGAACAACAGTGGGCTGATAAGACCACAGGGCTTTCGCAGGAAGTGTGGGCACGTGCGCTGGGTTGGTACGCAATGGCATTGGTCGATACCATCCCGTCATTTCCTGCGAACCATCCGCAACGAGAAAAGCTGATTGCGGTGTTGCAGCACGTTGCTGATGGCGCCGCGAAGTATCAAGACGGAGAGAACGGCACCTGGTGGGACGTGATGGACAAGGGCGGTCAGGCCGGCAACTTCCGTGAGGCATCGGCGAGTGCGATGTTCACCTATGCACTCGCAAAGGGAGTGCGCCTAGGCTATCTGCCGGAGAAGTATCGCGCGAATGCTGTGAAGGGCTGGCTCGGTATCGAGAAGGAGTTCATCACCACGGATAGCAACGGTAAGGTCACATTGCACGGAACAGTAAAAGTCAGCGGTCTTGGCGGCAAGCCTTATCGGGCTGGTGATTACAACTACTATGTACACGAAGCTGTAGGCGATAACGACGCAAAGGGCGTAGGTGCCTACCTTCTTGCAACAAGTGAAATTCAACAGATCGGAAAGAAAACGGCCCGCACGAAGTAA
- a CDS encoding NAD-dependent epimerase/dehydratase family protein, producing MAHYLVTGASGFFGGVLKRRLLREGHTVVNIDLERDEDAGLAGLTSIQGDLRDRTLMERTFAEHRFDAIFHAAAQLAHGMKLDEHLMWTSNVDATALLAELAKKHDVKPFVFVSTNCLWASNLGHPVHEENDTPAPVELYGRSKLEAEHRLKPFMDDLNVVIIRCPTIMDSGRLGLLAILYEFIDDHKTVWVVGDGSNRYQFIYAEDLATACIQGAAYQGSGIFHIGSDNVKSMREVYETVIAAGGSRSKVRSLPKTPTIAAMMLAHKLKVSPLGPYHYKMIAESFIFDTTKIKRELGWQPTLTNEEMLLRAYDYYKQNRLEIAARTDVSAHRKPAEMGIIRLLKWIS from the coding sequence GTGGCTCACTATCTCGTAACCGGCGCATCAGGATTCTTTGGCGGAGTATTAAAGCGCAGACTTCTGCGCGAAGGCCATACCGTCGTCAACATTGATCTCGAGCGCGATGAAGATGCAGGGCTCGCCGGATTGACCAGCATTCAGGGCGATCTGCGTGACCGTACGCTGATGGAACGCACCTTTGCCGAGCATCGCTTCGACGCTATCTTTCATGCGGCGGCGCAACTCGCCCACGGTATGAAGCTGGATGAGCACCTGATGTGGACCAGCAATGTGGATGCAACGGCACTGCTGGCAGAGTTGGCGAAGAAGCACGACGTGAAGCCGTTTGTTTTTGTCTCCACGAACTGCCTGTGGGCGTCGAACCTGGGACATCCGGTTCACGAAGAAAACGACACACCTGCCCCCGTGGAGCTTTATGGCCGCTCCAAGCTTGAAGCAGAGCATCGACTAAAGCCGTTCATGGACGACTTGAACGTGGTGATCATTCGTTGCCCCACGATCATGGATAGCGGACGTTTGGGATTGCTCGCCATTCTCTACGAGTTCATCGACGATCACAAGACGGTATGGGTCGTGGGCGACGGCAGCAATCGTTACCAGTTCATCTACGCTGAGGATCTGGCAACCGCCTGCATTCAGGGCGCGGCCTACCAGGGCAGCGGTATCTTCCACATCGGTTCAGACAATGTGAAGTCGATGCGCGAGGTGTATGAAACCGTTATCGCTGCCGGTGGTAGTCGCAGCAAGGTGCGCTCGCTACCCAAGACCCCGACGATTGCAGCAATGATGCTGGCGCACAAACTGAAGGTGTCGCCGTTGGGTCCGTATCACTACAAGATGATTGCGGAGAGTTTCATCTTCGATACCACTAAGATCAAGCGCGAACTTGGCTGGCAGCCGACTCTGACCAACGAAGAGATGCTGCTGCGAGCGTATGACTACTATAAGCAGAATCGCCTCGAAATCGCCGCGCGCACCGATGTAAGCGCACACCGCAAACCAGCAGAGATGGGAATCATTCGTCTATTGAAATGGATTTCCTAG
- a CDS encoding VOC family protein, whose translation MKNNLARLALLSALTLSALHAQVESPSAAQKPAIVGIAHVAMRVADLRASRAFYEKLGFAQPFEITKDGKVTEAFIKLNDRQYLELYPADTGQTAAFLHVCFEAVNLPGLYPIYTANGIVAPPVRKAGAGNMLLAWKGPEGQTEEITEYLPGSKHSNDFGQHLGTDRIATHLAAAVVPMKDPAVTAEYFIQKMNFVDGGIREGARVTSPAGEKDSSFAFLPEASPEKLVLVFTGVRENETLRKLKERGLTAVVQQHRVLVRDPDGNLIVFTLR comes from the coding sequence ATGAAAAATAATCTTGCTCGTTTGGCGCTTTTGTCTGCACTCACGCTATCGGCATTACATGCCCAAGTGGAGTCACCGAGTGCCGCACAGAAGCCCGCGATTGTTGGCATTGCCCATGTGGCGATGCGTGTGGCCGACTTGCGGGCATCTCGGGCGTTTTATGAAAAGCTCGGATTCGCGCAGCCGTTCGAAATCACGAAGGATGGCAAGGTGACGGAGGCATTCATCAAGCTGAATGATCGCCAGTATCTTGAGCTATATCCAGCGGATACCGGGCAGACGGCGGCGTTTTTGCATGTTTGCTTCGAGGCGGTGAACCTGCCAGGTTTGTATCCCATTTACACAGCGAATGGCATTGTTGCGCCGCCAGTGCGCAAGGCCGGAGCAGGGAACATGCTGCTGGCATGGAAGGGGCCTGAGGGGCAGACCGAAGAGATCACCGAATACCTCCCGGGTTCCAAGCACAGCAACGATTTCGGCCAACATCTGGGCACTGACCGCATCGCAACGCATCTCGCGGCCGCTGTCGTTCCCATGAAAGATCCGGCGGTAACCGCTGAGTATTTCATCCAGAAGATGAACTTCGTGGACGGTGGAATACGGGAAGGCGCCCGCGTGACATCTCCTGCTGGTGAGAAGGACAGTTCATTCGCGTTTCTTCCAGAGGCTTCGCCGGAGAAGCTCGTGCTGGTTTTTACCGGTGTGAGAGAAAACGAAACGTTGCGAAAACTAAAAGAACGTGGACTCACTGCCGTCGTGCAACAGCACCGAGTTCTCGTTCGCGATCCGGACGGAAATCTAATCGTGTTCACTTTGCGTTAG
- a CDS encoding L-threonylcarbamoyladenylate synthase, which yields MKIATSSSSAQRTLHLQADQPSDIDKAAKILQDGGLVAMPTETVYGLAANALDETAVAAIFAAKKRPSWDPLIVHVSDMAMLSRVVREVPTAALMLMEKFWPGPLTLLLPRHPNLSHTVTAGRELVGVRMPAHKTPQELIRRAGLPLAAPSANLFGHVSPTTVAHVLADLNGRIDAVLDAGPSEIGVESTVLDPVARVLYRQGGVSRGQIEAVLGKPVTVYHRREDVTKPAAKPESLPSPGVGIRHYAPKANVMLVHTQADMDDLLLHVTPEHTGVMLPRGWKASGWSGKVFGWESWNDPTALARTLYTGLRTLDEKGVRTIVCPLPASSEEPLVEAIRDRLLKAARDA from the coding sequence GTGAAAATTGCGACATCTTCTTCCTCTGCACAACGAACGCTGCATCTTCAGGCAGATCAACCCTCCGACATTGATAAAGCGGCAAAGATCCTTCAGGATGGTGGCCTGGTCGCCATGCCAACTGAGACCGTGTATGGTCTGGCCGCTAACGCTCTGGATGAAACGGCCGTAGCTGCGATCTTCGCCGCAAAGAAGCGCCCAAGCTGGGATCCGCTGATTGTCCATGTGAGTGACATGGCGATGCTCTCGCGCGTTGTGCGCGAAGTGCCTACCGCAGCGCTGATGCTGATGGAGAAATTCTGGCCCGGACCGCTGACCCTGCTTCTTCCACGCCATCCGAACCTGTCGCATACGGTGACCGCAGGGCGAGAGTTGGTGGGCGTAAGGATGCCTGCTCACAAGACACCGCAGGAGCTGATTCGCCGCGCCGGGCTGCCCCTGGCCGCTCCCAGCGCCAACCTTTTCGGCCATGTCAGCCCTACGACCGTTGCACACGTGCTCGCTGATCTGAATGGCCGGATTGACGCTGTGCTGGACGCAGGCCCGTCGGAGATCGGCGTGGAGTCTACCGTTCTGGACCCCGTTGCGCGCGTGTTGTATCGCCAGGGAGGCGTGAGCCGAGGCCAGATTGAAGCGGTATTGGGCAAGCCCGTTACCGTCTATCACCGACGAGAGGACGTCACGAAGCCCGCGGCCAAGCCGGAGAGCCTCCCGTCACCGGGAGTAGGCATACGGCACTACGCACCGAAGGCAAACGTGATGTTGGTGCACACACAGGCGGATATGGACGATTTGCTGCTCCACGTTACGCCGGAACACACAGGCGTGATGTTGCCCAGAGGCTGGAAGGCAAGTGGATGGAGCGGCAAGGTATTTGGATGGGAATCCTGGAACGATCCTACTGCGCTTGCGCGGACACTTTACACGGGGCTGCGAACGTTGGATGAGAAGGGCGTGCGGACAATCGTCTGTCCGCTTCCTGCTTCCAGTGAAGAACCGCTCGTGGAGGCCATTCGCGACCGCCTGCTAAAGGCCGCGCGCGACGCGTAG
- a CDS encoding Rieske (2Fe-2S) protein: MIAKLCDAKDLPDAGKMKSFAGRNGLQICVTEIEGKLVAFDNHCPHQGAPLSAGHLDGCMVVCPYHAWRFDVTNGKSENIADPDLETYEIRRYDDEVFVRLPNSV, encoded by the coding sequence ATGATTGCGAAACTATGCGATGCGAAAGACCTGCCAGACGCAGGGAAAATGAAGAGTTTCGCGGGTCGCAATGGACTGCAGATCTGCGTTACGGAGATCGAAGGGAAGCTGGTTGCATTCGACAACCACTGTCCGCATCAGGGAGCGCCTTTGTCCGCAGGACATCTGGACGGATGCATGGTGGTATGCCCGTATCACGCGTGGCGGTTCGATGTGACGAACGGCAAAAGTGAAAATATTGCCGACCCTGATCTGGAAACCTACGAGATTCGTCGCTATGACGATGAAGTGTTCGTTAGGCTTCCTAACTCCGTCTAG
- a CDS encoding glucose 1-dehydrogenase has protein sequence MSTSVSSLDLFRLDGKVALVTGAASGLGAAIAMGLAQAGATVAVHGNRRPADETASGIGDNAASFQADLSETDGARTLFDQVKARFGHVDILINNAGTIHRNEAENVLLEDWQRVLQVNLTSVFQLSQLVGRDLINRSARGKIVNIASLLSFQGGIRVPAYAASKGGVAQLTKALANEWAAKQIQVNAVAPGYFATTNTEALQADETRNRQILERIPAGRWGQPSDLVGATLFLSSAASDYVTGTVLTVDGGWMAR, from the coding sequence ATGTCTACCTCTGTTTCTTCGCTCGATCTGTTTCGTTTGGATGGAAAGGTGGCACTGGTGACAGGCGCCGCCAGCGGCCTTGGTGCGGCCATTGCCATGGGGCTCGCTCAGGCTGGCGCAACCGTTGCAGTACATGGAAACCGTCGTCCAGCCGACGAAACTGCATCCGGTATCGGCGATAACGCTGCGTCATTTCAGGCTGATTTATCCGAAACGGACGGTGCGCGCACGCTCTTTGACCAGGTGAAGGCAAGGTTCGGTCATGTCGACATCCTGATCAACAACGCGGGGACGATTCATCGGAACGAAGCGGAGAACGTGCTGCTGGAGGACTGGCAACGCGTGCTGCAGGTGAATCTGACGAGCGTTTTTCAGCTGTCGCAACTCGTGGGGCGTGACCTGATCAACCGTAGTGCACGCGGCAAGATCGTGAACATTGCGTCGCTGCTTAGTTTTCAGGGTGGGATTCGCGTGCCTGCCTATGCAGCGTCGAAGGGCGGCGTGGCGCAACTGACAAAGGCGCTTGCGAACGAGTGGGCTGCCAAGCAGATTCAGGTGAATGCCGTTGCTCCGGGGTATTTCGCAACGACGAACACGGAAGCGTTGCAAGCTGACGAAACACGCAACCGGCAGATTCTGGAGCGTATTCCGGCAGGCCGTTGGGGGCAGCCTTCGGATCTGGTGGGTGCAACGCTCTTTTTATCGTCTGCGGCAAGCGACTATGTGACCGGAACCGTCCTGACCGTGGACGGGGGATGGATGGCACGATGA
- the kduI gene encoding 5-dehydro-4-deoxy-D-glucuronate isomerase produces MRVCTCGYIITARYTAHMKLLQMSDPVRFPRMTTAELRETFLLENLFTAGAIDLVYVDLDRTVIGSAVPMATPLQLETQPELRADFFCERRELGVLNVGGAGFITVDGERYSMEKLSCLYVGRGSKNVSFESEKSDAPAAFYLLSYPAHADYPTKSVAFKDLQGLQLGTVETCNKRTIYKAIYRDGIRSCELVMGFTLLDAGSNLNTMPPHTHMRRSEVYMYFDVDPAHRVLHLMGPPQETRHLVVANREVAVSPGWSIHAGAGTSAYGFCWSMGGENQAYDDMDGVSIADLK; encoded by the coding sequence ATGCGCGTTTGCACTTGCGGCTACATCATTACGGCTCGCTATACTGCACACATGAAGCTGCTTCAAATGTCCGATCCGGTGCGCTTTCCCCGCATGACCACTGCAGAATTGCGCGAGACCTTCCTGCTTGAAAACCTCTTCACCGCAGGCGCAATCGATCTGGTCTATGTCGATCTGGACCGTACTGTGATTGGCTCTGCCGTCCCAATGGCAACTCCTCTTCAGCTGGAAACACAGCCGGAATTACGTGCCGATTTCTTCTGTGAACGCAGAGAACTTGGCGTACTCAATGTCGGCGGTGCTGGTTTCATCACCGTTGATGGCGAGCGTTATTCCATGGAGAAACTAAGCTGTCTCTACGTTGGTCGCGGCAGCAAGAATGTTTCTTTTGAGAGCGAAAAATCAGATGCTCCTGCTGCGTTTTATCTACTCAGTTATCCCGCACACGCGGACTATCCCACGAAGTCAGTCGCCTTTAAAGACCTGCAAGGATTGCAGCTTGGCACGGTCGAGACGTGCAACAAACGAACCATCTACAAGGCCATATATCGCGACGGCATTCGTTCCTGCGAGCTTGTGATGGGCTTCACGTTGCTCGATGCAGGATCAAACCTGAACACCATGCCACCGCATACGCACATGCGTCGTTCTGAGGTGTACATGTACTTCGACGTTGATCCAGCGCACCGCGTGTTGCACCTGATGGGACCACCACAGGAAACTCGGCATCTTGTTGTTGCCAATCGCGAAGTAGCTGTCTCACCGGGATGGAGCATTCATGCAGGCGCGGGCACCAGCGCTTACGGCTTCTGCTGGAGCATGGGCGGCGAGAATCAGGCATACGACGACATGGACGGCGTCAGTATTGCCGATCTCAAGTAA
- a CDS encoding class IV adenylate cyclase, translating into MQHAEIELKFRVGDVREFHTRALHAGFQIHTERTLERNTLFDTPERRLLSERQILRLREYNGRNLLTHKKPPADNDDTSFYKKRVETETDVADPDALATVFVELGYGPVFRYEKFRTEFHDGQGELLLDETPIGIFAELEGTPDWIDQALERLNISRELCFTDSYGRMFLDWKQRSASLAENMTFEEIESSRALV; encoded by the coding sequence ATGCAGCATGCGGAGATTGAGCTCAAGTTCCGTGTCGGCGATGTGCGCGAGTTCCATACGCGCGCTCTGCACGCCGGCTTCCAGATTCATACTGAACGCACGCTTGAACGCAATACTCTCTTCGACACACCGGAACGCCGCCTGCTCTCGGAGCGGCAGATTCTACGGCTTCGCGAATACAACGGCCGCAATCTGCTGACCCATAAAAAGCCACCAGCGGATAACGACGACACGTCGTTCTACAAAAAACGAGTAGAAACCGAGACCGATGTTGCCGACCCGGACGCGCTGGCCACAGTGTTTGTTGAGCTTGGCTACGGTCCCGTGTTTCGCTATGAGAAGTTCCGTACCGAGTTTCACGATGGCCAAGGGGAGCTTTTGCTGGATGAGACTCCCATCGGCATCTTTGCGGAACTGGAAGGTACACCGGATTGGATTGACCAGGCTCTGGAACGCCTGAATATCTCTCGCGAGCTTTGCTTCACCGATAGCTATGGCCGCATGTTCCTGGACTGGAAGCAACGCAGTGCGTCACTTGCAGAGAATATGACCTTTGAAGAGATCGAATCTTCACGCGCTCTGGTGTAA
- a CDS encoding cupin domain-containing protein has protein sequence MYASHTMAMTSTRRSFLSSASLTALALPLLETQAQAVPHPEPFQVFSDQKLEASKKNLNAAPGNDNLFKGAAGLTMVMTVEEKKAAKEFEWHEGRDHILQVLEGSTVYELGGTPKEGRNVKPGEWLAPSADGASRVELKKGDVLVIPRGTLHKRTTADKVTFYLISSEGTAH, from the coding sequence ATGTATGCTTCACACACCATGGCTATGACATCCACTCGCCGCAGCTTTCTTTCCTCTGCATCGCTTACCGCACTGGCGCTTCCATTGCTGGAGACGCAGGCACAAGCGGTCCCGCATCCAGAGCCTTTTCAAGTGTTCTCTGACCAAAAGCTTGAAGCTTCTAAAAAGAATCTGAACGCTGCTCCGGGCAACGACAACCTGTTTAAGGGAGCAGCAGGTCTGACCATGGTGATGACCGTGGAAGAGAAGAAGGCGGCAAAGGAATTTGAATGGCATGAAGGCCGCGACCACATCCTCCAGGTGTTGGAAGGCTCTACGGTCTACGAACTTGGCGGTACTCCAAAAGAGGGTCGCAATGTGAAGCCAGGAGAATGGCTCGCTCCATCGGCAGACGGTGCAAGCCGTGTGGAGTTGAAGAAAGGCGATGTTCTGGTCATCCCGCGAGGGACTCTGCACAAGCGCACCACGGCTGACAAAGTGACGTTTTACCTGATCTCATCTGAGGGAACTGCCCACTAA